AGGCAATTTTAACAATTGTTGGTTTGCAATCATATATGGTGCAGTAGATTTTTTTTCTATATTTTCTATGCCGACTACATTATTAGCTAAATCCATGTAGCATATAAGCCTCAACGTACCAGGACCAATAGCAACTATACGTGATACTTTATGATTGATAGAAACATGCCTATCAAGTAAATCCACCACTTCCATTGCGTTTGCTTTTACTGCAATAATAATAAAAAAAACTATAGTAAGTAAAAAAAATCGTTTTTTCATTTAAACCTCCAAAAATAAAGATTGAATCATGTGTATGCCTCTTCCAATTAAAGCCGGATATTCAATACCTGCGCATGTAGCGCAATAGTGTTTGCCGTCTTGTTCAATCATTTTCGTTGACATAACAAGCTCAGAACAGTTGTCGCACTTTAGACTGTCAAAAATTGGTGCTCTTTCGATAGGTTTTATTTTTACAGGCTTTACATCAAATATGCTATCATCAATCTCTAACATTTTATAGCCTGTTTCTTCCCATAAAGCAGACATTTCTTTGATTTCCTCTTGGTTAGCGTTTCTTTGCTTAACAACTTTGTCAAAAAGCTCTATGCCTCTTGTTGGAAAGTAACTTTTAACTTTATCAGAGTCCATATACAACCTTAAACCTTCAAAATTACTTCTTCTAACTATTGATAGAGAATTTTTACCAGTATCTAAGTAAATGAGGCTATTGTTTCCTATTGTGCATCCTGTTGTAATCTGAACGCCATCAAGAAAACAGTTATTACACTCAACAATCGCAAGTAAATTTTCATTAATTGTATCTTCCGTACTAGCACGTTTAATGTTCAACTTCGATAAAAGCAATAGAGATGCTTTAACACCAAGTGCTACATAAGGGCAAATATGGCCGTGAAATTTTTTTGCATAGTCCAGCCATTCTTTTTTGTAATTCATTAAAGCCCCCTAAAATGTTAAGCTTGCAGTTAAACTTGCATTAAATGGCTCGCCTGGATAAAAACTTGTATTTCCAGCAAGCGCATCATCCATTGAGTTTATAACTGCAATGTATTTTTTATTTAATATGTTGTTTAATTGAAGAGATAATTTAAATTCATGCATCTTGTAGATATTTTTAAGTGTATAGTTGATTTGTGCATTAAGTGTAGTATAAGATGCCACTTCTTGTGTGTGATTAGCGTCTGCATACCTTGATCCTACATAAACAACTGAAGGTATAAACTGCCACTTATCATAATTTACAATAAATCCGCTTTTTATAAGCCATTTTGGCACATCAACAATTTGCTTATCCTTGCAATCAATCAGGCTACCTTGGTAGCTAATATTATTATCATAGGTTAATCTAGTAAATGAAGGATTAAAAAAGAATGTGAGGTAGTCATTAATATAGGCATTAAATGCAAGCTCAAAACCATAACCTGTAGCTTTGCCGATATTTTGTTGATAGTTTAACTTAACACGCGGGTCATAAACTGTTGTTAGCAAATCCTTTTGTTTTGAGTAAAAGAATGTTGGCAAAAGATCAAACCATGAACCTCTAATGCGTGCACCTAAATCAATATTATCTGAACGCTCAATATTGTACCCATCAAAAAGATCATTTAGCGTTATGTGCGCTTGTTGAAATTTTGCTCTATTTGAATTATATATATTTACAAGTGGCATGTAAGCATATGGTCTTATAAAGTTTCTGCCATAATTTGCATAAAGTTCAAACTCATCACTAAACTTATAGGCTATACCAGTATTTGGCAACCATATATCGTAAAG
This genomic interval from Desulfurella sp. contains the following:
- a CDS encoding FmdE family protein, translating into MNYKKEWLDYAKKFHGHICPYVALGVKASLLLLSKLNIKRASTEDTINENLLAIVECNNCFLDGVQITTGCTIGNNSLIYLDTGKNSLSIVRRSNFEGLRLYMDSDKVKSYFPTRGIELFDKVVKQRNANQEEIKEMSALWEETGYKMLEIDDSIFDVKPVKIKPIERAPIFDSLKCDNCSELVMSTKMIEQDGKHYCATCAGIEYPALIGRGIHMIQSLFLEV